The following are encoded together in the Pectobacterium punjabense genome:
- the trmD gene encoding tRNA (guanosine(37)-N1)-methyltransferase TrmD, producing the protein MWIGVISLFPEMFRAITDYGVTGRAVKNGLLNVQYWSPRDFTYDRHRTVDDRPYGGGPGMLMMVQPLRDAIHAAKAAAGEGARVIYLSPQGRKLDQQGVRQLATNQKMILVCGRYEGIDERVIKTEIDEEWSIGDYVLSGGELPAMTLIDSVARFIPGVLGHQASAEEDSFADGLLDCPHFTRPEILEGMDVPAVLLSGNHAEIRRWRLKQSLGRTWLRRPELLKSLALTDEQTRLLAEFQREYQSEQREY; encoded by the coding sequence ATGTGGATTGGGGTAATTAGCCTGTTTCCAGAGATGTTCCGGGCAATTACTGATTACGGAGTCACTGGCCGGGCAGTTAAAAATGGCCTGCTGAACGTACAGTATTGGAGTCCTCGTGATTTCACTTACGATCGGCATCGCACCGTGGATGACCGACCTTATGGTGGTGGTCCCGGAATGCTGATGATGGTGCAACCTTTACGGGATGCGATCCACGCAGCAAAAGCAGCGGCAGGCGAAGGCGCGAGAGTGATTTACCTATCACCTCAGGGCCGTAAATTAGATCAGCAAGGCGTACGTCAACTCGCTACGAACCAGAAGATGATTCTGGTCTGTGGACGGTACGAAGGGATTGATGAGCGCGTAATTAAAACCGAGATCGATGAAGAATGGTCGATAGGGGATTACGTGCTCAGCGGTGGGGAACTGCCAGCGATGACTCTGATTGACTCCGTTGCCCGTTTTATTCCGGGCGTTCTGGGGCATCAGGCTTCAGCAGAAGAAGACTCTTTTGCTGATGGATTGCTGGACTGTCCTCATTTCACTCGCCCTGAAATACTGGAAGGCATGGACGTTCCAGCAGTGTTACTGTCTGGCAACCATGCTGAGATACGCCGCTGGCGATTGAAGCAGTCGCTGGGCCGAACCTGGCTTAGAAGACCTGAACTTCTGAAAAGCCTAGCTCTGACTGACGAGCAAACAAGGTTGCTGGCTGAATTCCAACGTGAATATCAGTCTGAGCAACGAGAGTATTAG
- the rplS gene encoding 50S ribosomal protein L19, producing the protein MSNIIKQIEDEQMKQDVPAFRPGDTVEVKVWVVEGSKKRLQAFEGVVIAIRNRGLHSAFTVRKISNGEGVERVFQTHSPVVDSIAVKRRGAVRKAKLYYLRERTGKSARIKERLN; encoded by the coding sequence ATGAGCAACATCATTAAGCAAATCGAAGACGAACAAATGAAGCAGGACGTACCTGCATTTCGTCCGGGTGATACCGTAGAAGTGAAGGTATGGGTTGTTGAAGGTAGCAAAAAACGTCTGCAGGCATTCGAGGGCGTGGTTATCGCTATTCGTAACCGCGGTCTGCATTCTGCATTCACTGTTCGCAAAATTTCTAACGGCGAAGGCGTGGAGCGTGTATTCCAGACTCACTCTCCGGTTGTTGACAGCATTGCTGTTAAACGTCGTGGTGCCGTGCGTAAAGCCAAACTGTACTACCTGCGTGAGCGTACTGGTAAGTCTGCTCGTATCAAAGAGCGTCTTAACTAA
- a CDS encoding class I SAM-dependent methyltransferase, whose product MPGSNKPHNPSPNNSSRLLSHAASSQESHDERVATVKNNIIESGNHPGISVEEQLAILDAFSHLEIGRFLLKHHGLNAYWTHNVITHQPTHYVNSLEETIYTRLPNVLATRERFSIFQRLLQELLRPNAVMVSVPCGVMADLLLLDYTRHRDVKLIGIDLDKHALEEAYKLASQQGLENQISLVLADAWTVDLAAQADVITSNGLNVYEQDDDKVTELYRVFYSGLKPGGTLITSFMTPPPTQSQDSPWINTDPKLLALQYVLFSRIIGATWTAFRTHKQTQLQLEQAGFTDIQFINDHMHMYPTVIANKPL is encoded by the coding sequence ATGCCCGGTTCAAACAAACCTCATAATCCGTCTCCAAATAATAGTTCAAGGCTCTTATCACACGCGGCTTCATCGCAGGAAAGTCATGATGAACGAGTTGCGACGGTAAAGAACAACATTATCGAGTCCGGCAATCATCCCGGTATTTCCGTAGAGGAACAACTCGCGATTCTAGACGCCTTCTCCCACCTTGAGATAGGTCGATTTTTACTGAAACATCATGGGTTAAATGCATATTGGACACATAATGTGATAACACATCAGCCAACTCACTATGTTAATTCGCTCGAAGAAACCATCTACACACGATTACCCAACGTTTTGGCGACACGTGAACGATTCAGCATTTTCCAACGTCTGCTTCAAGAACTCTTACGCCCCAATGCCGTCATGGTATCCGTCCCCTGTGGCGTCATGGCTGATTTATTACTGCTGGACTATACGCGACACCGAGATGTGAAATTAATCGGGATAGATCTCGATAAACACGCTCTGGAAGAAGCTTATAAGCTTGCCAGTCAGCAAGGGTTAGAAAACCAAATATCACTGGTTCTTGCTGATGCCTGGACAGTTGATTTAGCAGCACAAGCTGATGTGATCACCAGCAATGGGCTCAATGTTTATGAGCAAGATGATGACAAAGTCACCGAACTTTACCGTGTTTTCTACTCTGGCCTGAAGCCAGGAGGAACACTGATAACCAGCTTTATGACGCCGCCCCCTACGCAGTCACAAGACTCCCCATGGATAAATACCGATCCGAAATTGCTAGCGCTTCAATATGTACTTTTCTCCCGCATTATTGGCGCCACCTGGACAGCATTTCGCACCCACAAACAAACACAGTTGCAGTTAGAGCAGGCCGGGTTTACTGATATTCAGTTTATTAACGACCATATGCACATGTACCCAACGGTCATCGCTAACAAGCCATTGTGA